A genomic region of Nostoc sp. UHCC 0702 contains the following coding sequences:
- a CDS encoding ATP-binding protein, whose amino-acid sequence MLIEFSIGNYRSFKEQVTFSMVAANLVATDKKLDENNVFAVDNDLKLLKSAAIYGANASGKSNLATALNFMRWFMINSSKETQSTEKIDIERFQLSTETEDKPSFFEIVFLMNGKRYRYGFEATRDEVVTEWLFYVPKSKETKLFERKLEKFSISKTYKADGIQQKTRQNALFLSVSAQFNVEIAEKILDWLTNRFQVTSGLNDRGYRGYTVNCLMNNENKDEILQLLKKLDLGFGDIKVEEIEVTIDSWSSEASDEIKSIILKNGTKKVTTVKTIHQKFDGKGKPISTEFFNLYVQESEGTQKVFALAGPLVDTLKNGKVLIIDEFDARIHPLISRAIVELFNSNETNPNNAQLIFMTHDTNLLSNKLFRRDQIWFTEKNRYGATDLYSLAEYKIPEDASFENDYIQGRYGAIPYIGNLNHLIDYHA is encoded by the coding sequence ATGCTTATCGAATTTAGTATTGGGAACTACAGATCGTTTAAAGAGCAAGTCACCTTTAGTATGGTGGCGGCTAACCTTGTCGCAACAGACAAAAAGCTTGATGAGAACAACGTTTTTGCAGTAGATAACGATTTAAAACTACTTAAAAGTGCTGCGATATACGGTGCAAATGCTAGTGGGAAAAGTAACCTAGCTACAGCTTTAAATTTCATGAGATGGTTCATGATTAATTCTTCTAAAGAGACTCAAAGCACGGAAAAGATAGATATTGAGCGATTTCAACTCAGCACTGAAACCGAAGACAAACCATCTTTTTTTGAAATCGTATTTTTAATGAATGGCAAGAGATATAGATATGGATTTGAAGCAACTCGTGACGAGGTTGTAACTGAATGGTTATTTTATGTACCTAAATCAAAAGAAACTAAACTTTTTGAGCGCAAACTGGAAAAGTTTAGTATTTCTAAAACATATAAAGCTGACGGTATTCAACAGAAAACAAGACAAAATGCCCTCTTTTTGTCTGTATCTGCTCAATTTAATGTAGAGATTGCAGAAAAAATATTGGATTGGCTAACAAACAGATTCCAAGTTACCTCTGGTTTAAATGATCGAGGCTATCGAGGATACACAGTTAATTGTTTAATGAATAACGAAAATAAAGATGAGATTCTTCAGTTGCTCAAAAAATTAGATTTGGGATTTGGCGATATCAAGGTAGAAGAAATTGAGGTTACTATTGATTCTTGGTCTAGTGAAGCGTCAGATGAAATCAAATCAATAATTCTAAAAAATGGGACAAAAAAAGTAACAACTGTTAAAACTATACACCAAAAATTTGATGGTAAAGGAAAACCTATATCTACAGAATTTTTTAACTTATATGTTCAAGAATCTGAAGGAACTCAAAAAGTCTTTGCTTTGGCAGGGCCTCTTGTTGATACACTGAAAAATGGTAAAGTTCTCATCATTGATGAATTTGATGCTAGAATTCATCCTTTAATCAGCCGTGCAATTGTGGAATTATTTAATTCAAATGAAACAAACCCAAACAATGCTCAGTTAATATTCATGACTCACGATACAAATTTGCTTAGCAATAAGCTGTTTCGTAGAGATCAGATTTGGTTTACTGAAAAGAATAGATATGGTGCAACAGATTTGTACTCTTTAGCTGAATACAAGATACCTGAAGATGCATCATTTGAGAATGATTATATTCAAGGTAGATATGGCGCTATTCCATATATTGGAAATTTGAATCATCTAATTGATTATCATGCCTAG
- a CDS encoding RloB domain-containing protein, with protein MPRRKENSRGYSPRKVNTREIRQRFLIVCEGEKTEPNYFRSFRVPKNVVEIDVQGLGENPSKLVQSTKKLNEQDDYDQVWCVFDRNSWTIEDFNNAIKNANAQGFRVAYSNEAFELWYVLHFEFLNTGIPRSDYLKKLSYLLGRTYKKNSETIYDELFDKQSLAIKNAEKLFKQYEPHNSAKDNPSTTVHLLVQELNKFIH; from the coding sequence ATGCCTAGAAGAAAGGAAAACTCTCGTGGCTATTCGCCTAGAAAAGTTAATACGAGGGAAATCAGGCAGAGATTCTTGATTGTGTGTGAAGGAGAGAAAACAGAACCTAACTACTTTAGGAGTTTTCGTGTTCCTAAGAATGTCGTTGAAATAGATGTGCAGGGTTTAGGAGAAAATCCCAGCAAACTAGTTCAAAGCACAAAAAAACTGAACGAACAAGACGATTACGATCAGGTTTGGTGTGTTTTTGATCGCAATTCTTGGACTATAGAAGATTTTAATAATGCTATTAAAAATGCTAATGCTCAAGGATTTAGAGTAGCTTATTCTAATGAAGCGTTTGAATTATGGTATGTGCTGCATTTTGAATTTCTCAATACTGGTATTCCTCGAAGTGATTATCTAAAAAAGTTAAGTTATTTATTGGGGCGGACATATAAGAAGAATAGCGAAACAATTTATGATGAGCTATTTGATAAACAATCTCTTGCTATTAAAAATGCTGAAAAACTTTTTAAACAATATGAACCTCACAATTCAGCGAAAGACAATCCATCAACAACAGTACATTTGTTAGTGCAGGAACTCAATAAGTTTATTCACTAA